From a region of the Paeniglutamicibacter cryotolerans genome:
- a CDS encoding NF041680 family putative transposase yields the protein MSMHECSGESQASCPEQQFDAFRQSYYRCLTRRADALFELTDALLCTQGKVTDLAHLSLEPEHHRGHGALYDAVNSGNINHAALKTLIGALPVPKIPGPDGRKRIVLAVDVSNWLRPDAGCSPGRAFCHTYARNGQAHMVPGWPYSFVAALESGATSWTALLDVVRLRPADDATAITADQLRSVVDRLSATGQQQSTDPEVLVVMDAGYDVTRLAWLLQDLPVVLVARLRSDRVFYAPAGARRGPTKGRPPRHGAKLALRDPATHPDPVHRSVQELERYGAVSTVAFERMHQKIDTRAGCKDSHGSPPLIEGTVIGLNVEHLPGGQPPKPMWLWASKPVPGDVREVDHWWSMYLRRFDIEHTFRFLKQNLGWARPHLREPNAADRWTWIVIAAHTSLRLVRPMAIECRLPWQQPIPESKLTPGRVRATYRRACRDAVHPANPPIASTAGPGRPRGGVNRVKPVTQPVGLAHYKG from the coding sequence ATGAGTATGCATGAATGTTCCGGTGAATCGCAAGCCTCCTGCCCCGAGCAGCAATTCGATGCGTTCCGGCAAAGCTACTACCGCTGCCTCACCCGTAGGGCCGATGCGCTCTTCGAACTCACTGATGCATTGCTGTGTACCCAGGGGAAAGTCACCGACCTGGCCCACCTGTCCCTGGAACCCGAGCACCACCGCGGCCACGGGGCCCTGTATGACGCGGTGAACTCCGGGAACATCAACCACGCGGCACTGAAAACCCTCATCGGGGCGCTGCCCGTGCCCAAGATCCCGGGCCCGGACGGCCGGAAGAGGATCGTGCTCGCGGTGGACGTGTCGAACTGGCTGCGCCCGGACGCCGGATGCAGCCCCGGGCGCGCGTTCTGCCACACCTACGCCCGCAACGGGCAAGCGCACATGGTTCCGGGGTGGCCTTATTCTTTCGTGGCCGCACTGGAATCCGGCGCCACCTCCTGGACCGCACTGCTGGACGTGGTGCGGCTGCGCCCGGCCGATGACGCGACCGCGATCACCGCAGATCAGCTCCGGAGCGTCGTTGACCGGTTGAGCGCCACCGGGCAGCAACAGAGCACAGATCCCGAGGTCTTGGTGGTCATGGATGCCGGCTACGACGTGACCCGTCTGGCTTGGCTGCTCCAAGACCTGCCGGTGGTGCTGGTGGCCCGGTTGCGTTCGGACCGGGTGTTCTACGCCCCGGCCGGGGCACGCCGCGGACCGACCAAGGGCCGGCCGCCGCGCCACGGAGCCAAGCTGGCTCTGCGCGATCCGGCCACACACCCGGACCCTGTGCACCGTTCGGTCCAGGAACTGGAGCGGTACGGAGCCGTGAGCACGGTCGCGTTCGAGCGGATGCACCAAAAGATCGACACCAGGGCTGGGTGCAAGGATTCCCACGGTTCCCCACCCCTCATCGAAGGCACGGTGATCGGACTGAACGTCGAACACCTGCCCGGTGGGCAGCCACCAAAGCCGATGTGGCTGTGGGCGTCCAAACCCGTCCCCGGCGATGTCCGGGAGGTGGATCATTGGTGGTCCATGTACCTGCGTCGTTTCGATATCGAGCACACGTTCCGCTTCCTGAAACAGAACCTGGGCTGGGCCCGGCCCCACCTGCGGGAGCCGAATGCGGCAGACCGCTGGACCTGGATCGTGATCGCGGCGCACACCTCGCTGCGGCTGGTGCGGCCAATGGCCATTGAGTGCCGCTTGCCGTGGCAACAGCCCATTCCAGAGTCCAAGTTGACCCCGGGAAGAGTCCGGGCGACCTATCGGCGTGCCTGCCGGGACGCGGTCCACCCGGCGAACCCGCCGATAGCTTCCACGGCCGGTCCGGGACGTCCCCGAGGCGGCGTGAATCGGGTCAAACCCGTGACCCAGCCCGTCGGGCTGGCCCACTACAAAGGTTAA
- a CDS encoding TAXI family TRAP transporter solute-binding subunit gives MSGQESVRRLAARRTILGAGLAAGFSGLLGPVLAGCAPVARSGVITVAGGEPGGFYLEFAELLAASLQLHGVAESSVVKATGGSLDNIGHLLSGRATLAVALADAASGQVKGGGAAAGNIVALGKVYENYVHALVRKDSGIRSINDLAGRTAGVGRQGSGTSQIAPRILEVAELGESSSGDGSGKSATMVDLGLNDGLRALIGGGIDALFWSGGVPTAAIAAAHRKAGLALLDLSATLPALRQRYGSFYDKVLVPEDSYAGMPAVWTVGVANLLLCRGDLDASTVRRTVELLVGNAGELIPQSSVGVQFLSPESLINTADVPLHPDAAAAYRELHG, from the coding sequence GTGAGCGGGCAGGAGTCGGTTAGGCGCCTTGCCGCGCGCAGGACGATACTCGGGGCCGGGCTTGCCGCCGGATTTTCCGGGCTGCTGGGGCCGGTCCTTGCCGGATGCGCTCCTGTGGCCAGGTCCGGAGTGATCACCGTCGCCGGTGGGGAGCCGGGGGGCTTCTATCTGGAATTCGCCGAGCTGCTCGCCGCATCACTGCAGCTCCATGGCGTCGCCGAATCTTCCGTGGTGAAGGCGACGGGCGGCAGCCTGGATAATATCGGACACCTGCTCAGCGGCCGGGCCACGCTGGCCGTTGCGCTCGCCGATGCGGCATCCGGGCAGGTCAAAGGCGGGGGAGCCGCAGCCGGAAACATCGTCGCGCTGGGGAAGGTCTATGAGAACTACGTCCATGCGCTGGTGCGCAAGGACAGCGGTATCCGATCCATCAACGACCTGGCAGGACGTACCGCGGGGGTGGGTCGCCAGGGATCGGGGACCTCGCAGATAGCCCCGCGGATCCTGGAGGTGGCGGAGTTGGGGGAATCGAGCTCGGGGGACGGTTCGGGCAAGTCGGCCACGATGGTGGACCTCGGACTCAATGACGGGCTGCGCGCACTCATTGGCGGCGGCATCGATGCACTGTTCTGGTCCGGAGGCGTGCCCACCGCGGCCATCGCCGCGGCCCACCGGAAGGCCGGGCTGGCCCTGTTGGATCTCTCCGCAACGCTCCCCGCGCTGCGTCAGCGCTATGGATCCTTCTACGACAAGGTGCTGGTGCCCGAGGACAGCTATGCGGGCATGCCCGCCGTCTGGACCGTCGGGGTGGCCAACTTGTTGCTGTGCCGTGGTGACCTGGACGCTTCGACGGTGCGGCGGACCGTCGAACTGCTGGTCGGCAACGCCGGGGAACTGATTCCGCAATCGAGCGTCGGAGTCCAGTTCCTGAGCCCGGAATCGCTGATCAACACGGCCGATGTCCCGCTGCACCCGGACGCGGCTGCGGCCTACCGGGAACTACACGGCTGA
- a CDS encoding sensor histidine kinase yields the protein MKLRVLGVLSLLSLLLVALFSTVILESGSRALTQELQLNRITSLNRFAQLAYDASVDGDTSVLQREMDTYSGLYDEAVLIRLQRGTLGSGALEVGRTDVRDALSRASLNLSDTTLTRIQPFGRGTEVMARSFGSANQVLGEVLLEVNLEAARSILRQQGLSVGLVAAALAGLLLYAATRVTGWVLRPVQRLSAAVTELKETGRTGRLPEDGPPELRDLSRSFTTMAETVSNGIESQRRLIADTSHELRNPIGALRLRVDLLMLELQEDRERVAGTGVLAELERVEEILDGVLKLAVAEHRAFEDAAGRTVGAGPLIDPQLVLWEEVERARPAAGRAGTAILLGNVPEPGLLVPCSATELAQMVGELLNNAIKYAAGSDITAAIQLSNGRTAIEIADHGTGLPSEQRAAATTRFWRAPEHQGIRGTGMGLTIVERLAEANGARLALSENHPHGLLARIEFGQEASGAGEKR from the coding sequence GTGAAACTGCGGGTCCTGGGCGTTTTGAGCCTCCTGTCCCTGTTGCTTGTCGCGCTGTTTTCCACGGTGATCCTGGAATCCGGCAGCCGTGCCCTCACCCAGGAACTGCAGTTGAACCGGATCACATCACTGAACCGCTTCGCCCAGTTGGCTTACGATGCCTCCGTGGACGGGGACACCTCGGTGCTGCAACGGGAGATGGACACGTATTCGGGGCTGTACGACGAAGCGGTGCTGATCCGGCTGCAGCGCGGCACCCTGGGTTCGGGGGCGCTCGAGGTGGGACGGACCGACGTCCGTGACGCGCTTTCCCGGGCGAGCCTGAACCTCAGTGACACCACGCTGACGCGCATCCAGCCGTTCGGTCGTGGCACGGAGGTGATGGCGCGCTCGTTCGGCAGCGCCAATCAGGTGCTGGGTGAGGTCCTGCTTGAAGTCAACCTCGAGGCGGCGCGCTCGATACTGCGACAGCAAGGGCTATCGGTCGGACTTGTCGCGGCCGCCCTTGCTGGACTGCTGCTCTATGCCGCCACACGCGTTACCGGATGGGTACTGCGTCCGGTCCAGCGGCTGTCCGCAGCGGTCACCGAGTTGAAGGAGACCGGGCGCACCGGAAGGCTGCCGGAGGACGGACCGCCCGAGCTGCGGGACCTGAGCCGATCCTTCACGACCATGGCCGAGACTGTCAGCAACGGCATCGAGTCACAACGCCGCCTGATCGCCGACACCTCCCATGAACTGCGCAATCCCATCGGGGCGCTGCGGTTGCGGGTCGACCTGCTGATGCTTGAACTGCAGGAGGACCGGGAGCGGGTTGCGGGAACCGGTGTGCTGGCCGAATTGGAACGGGTGGAGGAGATCCTCGACGGAGTGCTGAAACTTGCGGTGGCCGAGCACCGGGCCTTCGAAGATGCAGCCGGGCGCACCGTGGGGGCTGGGCCCCTCATTGATCCGCAGCTGGTGCTGTGGGAAGAGGTCGAGCGGGCGCGGCCGGCGGCAGGGAGGGCCGGAACGGCGATCCTTCTTGGGAATGTTCCAGAACCCGGACTGCTGGTGCCCTGCAGCGCTACCGAGCTGGCCCAGATGGTCGGTGAGCTGCTGAACAACGCGATCAAGTACGCGGCTGGAAGCGATATCACTGCAGCCATCCAGCTCAGCAACGGTCGAACGGCTATCGAGATAGCGGATCATGGCACGGGGCTTCCATCGGAGCAACGGGCAGCTGCAACCACGAGGTTTTGGCGGGCACCCGAACATCAGGGGATCCGCGGGACGGGCATGGGGCTGACCATCGTTGAGCGGTTGGCCGAGGCTAACGGGGCCCGCCTCGCGCTGTCAGAAAACCATCCGCACGGACTGCTGGCACGCATCGAGTTCGGGCAGGAAGCCTCGGGAGCCGGGGAGAAGCGGTGA
- a CDS encoding IS5 family transposase: MPALPSFLIKPLWTQFKALIPPRVDEHPLGCHKPRIPDRLVFDKLIQVLVLGAAYEKISDTTCSATTIRRRRDEWIHAGIFEQLEQIALESYDRIVGIDFEDLAVDGCIVKAPCGGEAAGRSPVDRGKQGTKRSLLVDGKGIPLGTVVAPANRHDSPLLRPTLEKLARFGFHLPPKITVHLDAGYDSTTTRDLLEELGCAGEVATQGIPSPIQVGKRWVVERTNSWHNRGFRKLAICTERRTTVINAFIALANSVIVIRRLIREAWLTHRWDARPLRRP, translated from the coding sequence GTGCCTGCCCTTCCATCATTCCTCATCAAACCCCTCTGGACACAATTCAAGGCACTGATCCCACCCCGGGTTGATGAGCACCCACTGGGCTGCCACAAACCCCGCATCCCAGACCGGCTCGTCTTCGACAAGCTCATCCAGGTCCTCGTCCTCGGTGCCGCCTACGAAAAAATCTCCGACACCACCTGCTCGGCCACCACCATCCGGCGACGCCGCGACGAATGGATCCACGCCGGGATCTTTGAACAACTCGAACAGATCGCCCTGGAATCCTACGACCGGATCGTGGGCATCGACTTCGAAGACCTCGCCGTGGACGGGTGCATCGTCAAGGCCCCCTGCGGCGGCGAGGCAGCCGGCCGATCCCCGGTAGACCGCGGCAAACAAGGAACCAAACGCTCCCTCCTGGTCGATGGCAAAGGCATCCCGCTGGGCACCGTGGTGGCACCGGCGAACCGACACGACTCCCCGCTACTACGCCCCACCCTGGAGAAACTCGCCCGCTTCGGATTCCACCTGCCACCAAAGATCACCGTGCACCTGGATGCCGGCTACGACTCCACCACGACCCGGGACCTGCTCGAGGAACTCGGCTGCGCGGGCGAGGTCGCCACCCAGGGCATCCCCTCACCGATCCAGGTCGGCAAACGGTGGGTGGTGGAACGCACCAACTCCTGGCACAACCGCGGATTCCGCAAACTGGCGATCTGCACCGAACGACGCACCACCGTCATCAACGCGTTCATCGCTTTGGCGAACAGTGTCATCGTGATCCGCCGACTCATCCGCGAAGCCTGGCTGACCCACCGCTGGGATGCCCGACCCCTCCGCCGCCCCTGA
- a CDS encoding ABC transporter ATP-binding protein, which yields MSTTGSRSAAPARPPMGPRRGPAMGASLPAEKALDFLPSAKKLLGRLRPHRLGLIATLVLTAISVGFSVLGPKFLGQATNLIFEGVISKGLPAGLTQEQVIAGLRAQGENSEADLLSGMHLTPGVGMDVHALGTILLGVLTLYVLSSIFSWLQAYVLNEVVQRTMYRLRQDVEEKINRLPLGYYDKMQRGELLSRVTNDIDNISQSLQQTFSQMVTSILTVVGVLVMMFVVSPLLAVIALITIPITVLITTLVAKRSQKLFVGQWKHTGELNAGIEENYTGHSLVKVFGRQREVRAVFDAKNEELFKASFGAQFVSGIIQPAMMFVGNLTYVAIAVAGGTLVANGSMRLGDVQAFLQYSRQFTQPLAQLGSMANLIQSGVASAERVFELLEAEEQVPDAAPAQSPTASKGLLVFDDVSFSYSPDTPLIEHVSLTAEPGHTIAIVGPTGAGKTTLVNLMMRFYELDSGRITLDGVDIAAMARDDLRGRMGMVLQDTWLFGGTIRDNIAYGRPGATAQEIIDAATATYVDRFVRSLPEGYDTVLTDSAENVSAGEKQLITIARAFLAQPSVLILDEATSSVDTRTEVLVQQAMAALRANRTSFVIAHRLSTIRDADLILVMQAGRIVEQGSHTELLEARGAYFELYNAQFAMPAAEDV from the coding sequence ATGAGCACGACGGGGAGCAGGAGCGCCGCGCCGGCACGCCCGCCCATGGGTCCGCGGCGCGGGCCGGCCATGGGTGCCTCGCTGCCGGCCGAAAAGGCGCTGGACTTCCTTCCGTCGGCCAAGAAGCTACTGGGTCGGCTGCGCCCCCACCGACTTGGCCTGATCGCCACGCTGGTCCTCACGGCGATCAGCGTGGGCTTCAGCGTGCTCGGACCAAAGTTTCTGGGCCAGGCAACCAACCTGATCTTCGAGGGCGTGATCTCCAAGGGCCTTCCCGCCGGGCTGACCCAGGAGCAGGTGATCGCCGGGCTCCGGGCCCAGGGCGAGAACTCGGAGGCCGATTTACTTTCCGGAATGCACCTGACTCCGGGCGTGGGAATGGATGTGCACGCCCTGGGTACCATCCTGCTCGGCGTCCTGACCCTCTATGTGCTCTCCTCGATTTTCAGCTGGCTTCAGGCCTATGTGCTCAATGAGGTGGTGCAGCGCACCATGTACCGGCTGCGTCAGGATGTCGAGGAGAAGATCAACCGGCTGCCGCTGGGCTACTACGACAAGATGCAGCGCGGTGAGCTGCTCAGCCGCGTCACCAATGACATCGACAATATCTCGCAGTCCCTGCAACAAACCTTCAGCCAGATGGTCACCTCGATCTTGACCGTCGTCGGTGTGCTGGTGATGATGTTCGTCGTCTCGCCGCTGCTGGCTGTCATCGCCCTGATCACGATCCCGATCACCGTGCTGATCACCACGCTTGTCGCCAAGCGGTCACAAAAGCTGTTCGTCGGACAGTGGAAGCACACCGGTGAACTCAACGCAGGCATCGAGGAAAACTACACCGGGCACTCGCTGGTGAAGGTCTTCGGCCGCCAGCGCGAGGTCCGGGCCGTTTTCGATGCCAAGAACGAAGAACTGTTCAAGGCCAGCTTCGGCGCCCAGTTCGTCTCGGGGATCATCCAGCCGGCAATGATGTTCGTCGGCAACCTCACCTATGTGGCAATTGCCGTGGCCGGCGGCACGCTTGTTGCCAACGGTTCGATGCGTCTGGGCGATGTCCAGGCCTTCCTGCAGTACTCGCGCCAGTTCACCCAGCCGCTGGCCCAGCTCGGCTCCATGGCCAACCTGATCCAATCCGGAGTCGCCTCAGCCGAGCGCGTCTTCGAACTTCTGGAGGCCGAAGAACAGGTCCCGGACGCCGCTCCTGCACAGAGTCCCACCGCCTCGAAGGGCCTGTTGGTCTTCGATGACGTGTCATTCAGCTATTCCCCCGATACCCCGTTGATCGAGCATGTGTCCCTGACCGCCGAACCCGGGCACACCATCGCCATCGTCGGGCCCACGGGCGCCGGCAAGACGACGCTGGTGAACCTGATGATGCGCTTCTACGAACTCGATTCCGGGCGGATCACCTTGGACGGAGTGGACATCGCCGCTATGGCACGCGATGATCTGCGCGGCCGGATGGGCATGGTCCTGCAGGACACGTGGCTGTTCGGCGGCACGATCAGGGATAACATCGCCTACGGGCGTCCCGGTGCCACCGCGCAGGAAATCATCGATGCGGCGACCGCAACCTATGTCGACCGGTTCGTCCGCTCGTTGCCGGAGGGGTATGACACCGTCTTGACCGACTCGGCGGAGAACGTCAGCGCCGGTGAGAAGCAGCTGATCACCATCGCGCGCGCCTTCCTGGCCCAACCGAGCGTGCTGATCCTGGATGAGGCAACCAGCTCGGTCGATACGCGCACCGAGGTGCTGGTACAGCAGGCGATGGCCGCCCTGCGTGCCAACCGCACCAGTTTCGTGATTGCGCACCGGCTCTCGACCATCCGGGATGCCGACCTGATCCTGGTGATGCAGGCCGGCCGGATCGTCGAGCAGGGATCGCACACCGAACTGCTGGAGGCAAGAGGTGCCTACTTCGAACTTTACAATGCACAGTTCGCGATGCCCGCGGCCGAGGACGTCTAA